Proteins from a single region of Peromyscus eremicus chromosome 9, PerEre_H2_v1, whole genome shotgun sequence:
- the Bmp4 gene encoding bone morphogenetic protein 4: MIPGNRMLMVVLLCQVLLGGASHASLIPETGKKKVAEIQGHAGGRRSGQSHELLRDFEATLLQMFGLRRRPQPSKSVVIPDYMRDLYRLQSGEEEEEEQSQGTGLEYPERPASRANTVRSFHHEEHLENIPGTSENSAFRFLFNLSSIPENEAISSAELRLFREQVDQGPDWERGFHRINIYEVMKPPAETEPGHLITRLLDTRLVHHNVTRWETFDVSPAVLRWTREKQPNYGLAIEVTHLHQTRTHQGQHVRISRSLPQGSGDWAQLRPLLVTFGHDGRGHTLTRHRRAKRSPKHHPQRSRKKNKNCRRHSLYVDFSDVGWNDWIVAPPGYQAFYCHGDCPFPLADHLNSTNHAIVQTLVNSVNSSIPKACCVPTELSAISMLYLDEYDKVVLKNYQEMVVEGCGCR, from the exons ATGATTCCTGGTAACCGAATGCTGATGGTCGTTTTATTATGCCAAGTCCTGCTAGGAGGCGCGAGCCATGCTAGTTTGATACCTGAGACCGGGAAGAAAAAAGTCGCCGAGATTCAGGGCCACGCGGGAGGACGCCGCTCAGGGCAGAGCCATGAGCTCCTGCGGGACTTCGAGGCGACACTTCTCCAGATGTTTGGGCTGCGCCGCCGTCCGCAGCCGAGCAAGAGCGTCGTCATCCCGGATTACATGAGGGATCTTTACCGGCTGCAgtctggggaagaggaggaggaagagcagagccAGGGGACCGGGCTGGAGTACCCCGAGCGCCCAGCCAGCCGGGCCAACACCGTGAGGAGTTTCCATCACGAAG AACATCTGGAGAACATCCCGGGGACCAGTGAGAACTCTGCCTTTCGCTTCCTCTTCAACCTCAGCAGCATCCCAGAGAATGAGGCCATCTCCTCTGCAGAGCTCCGGCTATTTCGGGAGCAGGTGGACCAGGGCCCTGACTGGGAACGGGGCTTCCACCGGATAAACATTTATGAGGTTATGAAGCCCCCAGCAGAAACAGAGCCTGGACACCTCATCACACGACTACTGGACACCAGACTAGTCCACCACAATGTGACACGGTGGGAAACTTTCGATGTGAGCCCTGCGGTCCTTCGCTGGACCCGGGAAAAGCAGCCCAATTATGGGCTAGCCATTGAGGTGACTCACCTCCACCAGACACGGACCCACCAGGGCCAGCATGTCAGGATTAGCCGATCGTTACCTCAAGGGAGTGGAGACTGGGCCCAGCTCCGGCCCCTCCTGGTCACTTTTGGCCATGATGGCCGGGGTCATACCTTGACCCGCCACCGGAGGGCCAAGCGTAGTCCTAAGCATCACCCACAGCGGTCCAGGAAGAAGAATAAGAACTGCCGTCGTCATTCACTCTATGTGGACTTCAGTGACGTGGGCTGGAATGACTGGATTGTGGCCCCACCAGGCTACCAGGCCTTCTACTGCCATGGGGACTGTCCTTTTCCACTGGCCGATCACCTCAACTCAACCAACCATGCCATTGTGCAGACCCTGGTCAACTCTGTTAATTCTAGTATTCCCAAGGCCTGTTGTGTCCCCACTGAACTGAGTGCCATCTCCATGTTGTACCTGGATGAGTATGACAAGGTGGTATTGAAAAATTATCAGGAGATGGTGGTGGAGGGATGTGGGTGCCGCTGA